GCCCTCCGAGCAGCGACTCGGCTACGGTGGATACCCGTGGCGTCTCGACGGCGGAATTCCGGGGGCGTTGGGAGCATCGAACGCGCTCTCGCTCGTCGGCCCCACTGGTGGGCTGGTCGGCCACTGGCCCCTCGACGGAAACGGAGACACCGCTGTCGATGTGGCCGGTGGCAACGACGGAGCCGTTCGCGGAACCCCCGACCAAGGTGTGTCGGGTGTCTACGATTCGACAGCGTACGTGTTCGACAGTGGGGCTGACGACTACGTCGAGGTTATAGATGCAGGGGCACTGACCCCGACGGCCGCGCTCACTTTTGGCGGGTGGTACCAAACGACGAGCGATACGAACGAGCACACCGTGCTCCAGAAGGCCGACGCCCGCTACGGTGAGACGGGCTACGCTGTCGACGTGCAGACTCCGAACAGTCTGCGGGCACACGTCGGTGTCGAGAGCGGGCGGGCGAGCGTGAATCCTTGGGGCGTCTCGACCCACGACGGCGAGTGGCACCACGTGCTCTGTACGTGGGACGGGTCGCGGCTAGTGATGTATCTCGACGGCGAGGAAGTCGGCCGCGACACCACACAGTCGGGAGAGGTGGTCCACAGCGACCGACCGCTGTACATCGGCTACGGCGACAACGGTTACGACAGCTACTACGCGATGGATGGCGCTATCGACGACGTTCGTGTGTACGACCGGGCGCTCGGGAGCGACGAAGTGTCGGACCTCTACGAGGGCGTCGAGGAGGCGACGCCGACCCCGACGGAGACAGCAACACCGACGCCTACGTCCACACCGTCCTCGACGCCTACACCGACCCCGGTCCCGACCCCGACAGAGACCCCAAGTCCGACGCCCACACCGACGGCGACGGTAACACCCGCCCCGACGCCTACGCCCACCTCAACCCCGACTAAGACGGACCCATCGTCACAGCCAGCTCCTGTGGCTCGCTGGGCGTTCGCGGAGACGGGCGGGACGACCGTGGCCGACAGTGCCGGGGGCAACGACGGGTTCGTCCGCGGTTCGCCAACGTTGGACACGGCAGGGGTGTTCGGGACTTCGGGCATCGCCTGTAGTTCGAGCGCCGAGGACTACGTAGAAGTGCCCGACACGGGGACACTGACCCCATTGGCAGCGCTCTCGTTCGGTGGCTGGTACCGAACAGCGAGTGAGGCGAACGAGCAAACGGTGCTCCAGAAGGCCGACGCCCGCTACGGTGGGACGGGCTACGCTGTCGACGTGCAGACCCCGAACAGTCTGCGGGCACACGTCGGCGTCGAAAGCGGACAGGCAAGCGTGAACCCTTGGGGCGTCTCGACCCACGACGGCGAGTGGCACCACGTGCTCTGTACGTGGGACGGCGAGGCGTTCGTCATGTACCTCGACGGAGAGGCGGTCGACCGCGACACGACACAGTTCGGTGCTGTGGTTCCCAGCGACCGGTCGCTGTACATCGGCTACGGCGACAACGGCTACGCCAGCTACTACGCGATGGATGGCACTATCGACGACGTGCGCGTTTACGACGTGGCACTGACCGCCGACCAAGTGGTCGCGCTGGTCGAGGGCGTCACGACCGAGGAACCGACGCCCACACCAATAGAGACTGACACGGCGACTGCGACGCCGATTCCGAACGACGAGTTCGGTGAGAGTGGCTACGGCAGCCACGGCTACGGCGGCATGATGGACGGAAATTACCAATGACTGACAATCACCAATACGAAACCCCGACCGCGGGCACGCTGGACTGGGACGAACCGCTGAACCGCAACTTCGAACGCATCGACACGGACGTGGAACTCAGGGACACCGATGCCAATCGGTCGAACTACGTCGCCAAGGCCGGCGCGAAGTTCCTTGCGACCGACACCGGAAACGTCTATCTCGGTGACGGCGGGTCGTGGACCCAACTAGGAACCATTGGCTCGGGCGGTGGATCCTCGGGTGACGGGAGCGACGTAACCTCGCTCATCCTCGCCGGGTACGTCGTCGCGCTGGGCCGGAACAACTCCGCACCCCAGTCGGTGGACCCGGAGACCACGGCAACGCCGATTCAGGACGCGCTGGACA
The Haloarcula sp. CBA1129 genome window above contains:
- a CDS encoding LamG domain-containing protein — encoded protein: METDPPPTDNDREISRRTMLKLTGIASGATAIAGCLGGSGPSEQRLGYGGYPWRLDGGIPGALGASNALSLVGPTGGLVGHWPLDGNGDTAVDVAGGNDGAVRGTPDQGVSGVYDSTAYVFDSGADDYVEVIDAGALTPTAALTFGGWYQTTSDTNEHTVLQKADARYGETGYAVDVQTPNSLRAHVGVESGRASVNPWGVSTHDGEWHHVLCTWDGSRLVMYLDGEEVGRDTTQSGEVVHSDRPLYIGYGDNGYDSYYAMDGAIDDVRVYDRALGSDEVSDLYEGVEEATPTPTETATPTPTSTPSSTPTPTPVPTPTETPSPTPTPTATVTPAPTPTPTSTPTKTDPSSQPAPVARWAFAETGGTTVADSAGGNDGFVRGSPTLDTAGVFGTSGIACSSSAEDYVEVPDTGTLTPLAALSFGGWYRTASEANEQTVLQKADARYGGTGYAVDVQTPNSLRAHVGVESGQASVNPWGVSTHDGEWHHVLCTWDGEAFVMYLDGEAVDRDTTQFGAVVPSDRSLYIGYGDNGYASYYAMDGTIDDVRVYDVALTADQVVALVEGVTTEEPTPTPIETDTATATPIPNDEFGESGYGSHGYGGMMDGNYQ